The Molothrus ater isolate BHLD 08-10-18 breed brown headed cowbird chromosome 28, BPBGC_Mater_1.1, whole genome shotgun sequence genome contains a region encoding:
- the ADD2 gene encoding beta-adducin codes for MSTAASPEPLPEPPAPGPRCPPQEDPEFLRARGGAGDLRQDFNLMEQKKRVTMILQSPSFREELESLIQEQMKKGNNSSHVWALRQIADFMATTSPATLPTSPMGLASVTPINDLHGTEGPALAKGERLMRCKVGSIHRLLDLYGWAQLGHAAVTLRVSKEQEHFLVAPQGLACSEVTAASLVKVNVLGAVVEQGSTGFAPDARSFSLHAAIYAARPDIRCIVRLHTPAAAAVSAMRCGLLPISRAALLLGDVAYFDFRGEVEDEADRVELQKCLGPTCKILVLRNHGVLALGDTAEEAFYSIFHLQAACEVQVSALASAGGAENLIVLERGAQQQRGPQALSAVRRAGATFGPLHKSRLGEHEFEALMRMLDNLGYRTGYTYRYPFVQEKSKPKSDVLIPATVTAFVFEEEPAGPPALRQHAHKQQKEKTRWLNTPNTYTRVSLAEEAQGSAGAQRTKTTWLRADEVEKGSSGTPIRIENPNQFVPLYTDPQEVLEMRNKIREQNRQDVKSAGPQSQLLASVIAETSRSPSTESHLGDAEAKEGGEEAPPEPEPPNPFSQLTDQELEEYKQEVERKKRLQGEKDAAAEDRGAPPPEPPPPEPPAPAEPTEGDKKADGGQAPPDSTAEKEPPAVVNGKDEEQSTEENLGKGGTDRTTTNADQDAPKEKETVTSNPVSPDGSPSKSPSKKKKKFRTPSFLKKGKKKEKIES; via the exons ATGAGCACGGCCGCCAGCCCCGAGCCCCTGCCCGAgccccccgccccggggccgcgcTGTCCCCCCCAGGAGGACCCCGAGTTCctgcgggcgcggggcggggccggggacCTGCGCCAGGACTTCAACCTGATGGAGCAGAAGAAGCGGGTGACAATGATCCTGCAGAGCCCG tccttccgggaggagctggagagccTGATCCAGGAGCAGATGAAGAAGGGGAACAACTCGTCCCACGTGTGGGCGCTGCGGCAGATCGCCGACTTCATGGCCACCACGTCCCCTGCCACCCTGCCCACCTCCCCCATGG ggctggcatcGGTCACCCCCATCAATGACCTGCACGGGACAGAGGGGCCGGCCCTGGCCAAGGGCGAGCGGCTGATGCGCTGCAAGGTGGGCAGCATCCACCGGCTGCTGGACCTGTAcggctgggcacagctgggacacgCTGCTGTCACC CTGCGGGtcagcaaggagcaggagcactTCTTGGTGGCCCCGCAGGGGCTGGCGTGCAGCGAGGTGACAGCGGCCAGCCTG gTGAAGGTGAACGTGCTGGGGGCCGTggtggagcagggcagcaccgGCTTTGCCCCCGACGCCCGCAGTTTCAGCCTCCACGCCGCCATCTACGCGGCGCGCCCCGACATCCGCTGCATCGTGCGGCTGCACAccccggccgcggccgcc GTCTCGGCCATGCGCTGCGGGCTCCTGCCCATCTCCCGCGCCGCGCTGCTCCTGGGGGACGTCGCCTACTTCGACTTCCGCGGGGAGGTGGAGGACGAGGCGGATCGCGTGGAGCTCCAGAAGTGCCTCGGGCCCACCTGCAAG ATCCTGGTGCTGCGGAACCACGGCGTGCTGGCGCTGGGCGACACGGCCGAGGAGGCTTTCTACAGCATCTTCCACCTGCAGGCGGCCTGCGAGGTGCAG GTGTCGGCGCTGGCGAGCGCGGGCGGCGCGGAGAACCTGATCGTGCTGGAGCGGGGCGCGCAGCAGCAGCGCGGCCCGCAGGCGCTGAGCGCCGTGCGCCGCGCCGGGGCCACCTTCGGGCCGCTGCACAAGAGCCGCCTGGGCGAGCACGAGTTCGAGGCGCTCATGAGGATGCTGGACAACCTG GGCTACCGCACGGGCTACACGTACCGCTACCCCTTCGTGCAGGAGAAGAGCAAGCCCAAGAGCGACGTGCTGATCCCCGCCACCGTCACGGCCTTCGTGTTCGAGGAGGAGCCCGCCGGGCCCCCCGCCCTGCGCCAGCACGCCcacaagcagcagaaggagaagaCGCGGTGGCTCAACACGCCCAACACCTACACCAGGGTCAGCCTGGCCGAGGAGGCGcagggcagcgccggggcccAGAGGACAAAGACCACG TGGCTGCGGGCAGACGAGGTGGAGAAGGGCAGCAGTGGGACCCCGATCCGCATCGAGAACCCCAACCAGTTCGTGCCGCTCTACACGGACCcgcaggaggtgctggagatGCGCAACaag ATCCGCGAGCAAAACCGCCAGGACGTGAAATCAGCCGGGCCCCAGtcacagctgctggccagcGTCATCGCCGAGACCAGCCGCAGCCCC TCCACCGAGAGCCATCTGGGGGACGCAGAGGCCAAGGAGGGCGGGGAGGAGGCTCCCCCCGAGCCAGAGCCCCCCAACCCCTTCAGCCAGCTGACggaccaggagctggaggagtaCAAGCAGGAGGTGGAGAGGAAGAAGCGCCTGCAGG GCGAGAAGGACGCGGCAGCAGAGGACAGAGGGGCTCCCCCCCCAGAGCCGCCCCCGCCGGAGCCCCCAGCGCCTGCAGAGCCCACGGAGG GTGATAAGAAGGCCGATGGTGGCCAAGCCCCCCCTGATTCCACTGCCGAGAAGGAGCCACCGGCGGTGGTGAACGGGAAGGACGAGGAGCAAAGCACCGAGGAAAACCTTGGAAAAGGGGGGACAGACCGGACAACCACCAACGCCGACCAGGACGCCCCCAAGGAGAAGGAGACAGTGACCAGCAACCCCGTGTCCCCCGACGGTTCACCCTCCAAATCACCCtccaaaaagaagaagaaattccGGACCCCATCTTTcctgaaaaaaggcaaaaagaaggagaagatCGAGTCCTGA
- the SNRNP27 gene encoding U4/U6.U5 small nuclear ribonucleoprotein 27 kDa protein yields MGRSRSRSPPRRERRRSRSTSRDRDRRRRERSRSRDRDRRRSRSRSPHRRRSRSPRRHRSSSSSPARPKERRDEEKKELKDSKKERQITEEDLQGKTEEEIEMMKMMGFASFDTTKGKKVDGAANAYAINVSQKRKYRQYMNRKGGFNRPLDFIA; encoded by the exons ATGGGCCGCAGCCGCTCCCGGTCACCGCCGCGGCGGG AGCGGCGGCGCTCGCGCTCCACGtcccgggacagggacaggcggcggcgggagcgaTCGCGGtcccgggacagggacaggaggaggagcCGCTCCCGCTCCCCGCACCGGAGACGGTCCAG gTCCCCACGCCGGCACCGCTCCAGCTCCTCATCACCAGCACGGCCCAAGGAGCGCCGGGATGAGGAGAAGAAGGAGCTCAAGGACTCCAAGAAGGAGCGGCAGATCACAG AGGAAGATTTGCAGGGCAAGACAGAGGAGGAGATCgagatgatgaagatgatgggTTTTGCCTCCTTTGATACCACCAAG GGGAAGAAGGTGGACGGTGCTGCCAATGCCTACGCCATCAACGTGTCCCAGAAGAGGAAGTACAG GCAATACATGAACAGGAAAGGAGGATTCAACAGGCCCCTGGATTTCATCGCCTGA